The following coding sequences lie in one Arachis ipaensis cultivar K30076 chromosome B05, Araip1.1, whole genome shotgun sequence genomic window:
- the LOC107644528 gene encoding phosphoenolpyruvate/phosphate translocator 2, chloroplastic isoform X1, translating to MSPCCSSLSHLISANLTTMHTIPMISHSIAISKFPHPFSSSSLPLRLSFTINGGGGGGPFLSYPSQKLPPFPISAPKIQSFKVLAAASVPEAKSDEPIKPAGLIQILQLGAMFGTWYLLNIYFNIYNKQVLKVYPFPATVTAFQFGFASLMINLIWSLNLHPRPNITRSQLVAILPLVVAHTMGNLLTNISLGKVAVSFTHTIKAMEPFFTVVLSSLFLGETPTFAVVSSLVPIVGGVALASMTEVSFNWIGFATAMASNLTNQSRNVLSKKLMVNEEETLDNINLYSLITIISFILLVPFTIFLEGVKFTPSYLQSAACQGLNVRELCVRSVLAAFCFHAYQQVSYGILQMVSPVSHSVGNCVKRVVVIASSVIFFQIPLSPLNTLGTGVALLGVFLYSRVKQIKPKPQTKAA from the exons ATGTCTCCTTGTTGTTCTTCTCTCTCTCACTTGATCTCTGCAAACCTCACAACAATGCATACCATTCCCATGATTTCACACTCCATAGCCATATCCAAGTTTCCTCACccattttcttcttcctctttaccACTCCGTCTCAGTTTCACCATTAatggtggaggaggaggaggacccTTCTTATCATACCCATCACAAAAGTTACCTCCTTTCCCCATTTCAGCTCCAAAAATTCAATCTTTCAAGGTCCTTGCTGCTGCTTCTGTTCCTGAAGCTAAGAGTGATGAACCTATCAAACCAGCTGGTTTAATTCAAATCCTTCAGCTTGGAGCCATGTTCGGAACTTGGTACCTCTTGAACATTTACTTCAACATCTACAACAAACAG GTTCTAAAAGTCTATCCATTTCCAGCAACAGTTACAGCATTTCAATTTGGCTTTGCTTCATTGATGATTAACTTAATCTGGAGTCTTAATCTTCATCCCAGACCAAACATAACTCGTTCACAG CTTGTAGCAATTCTTCCACTGGTTGTGGCTCACACCATGGGGAATCTTCTAACCAACATTAGTCTTGGAAAGGTTGCTGTATCTTTCACACACACAATTAAAGCTATGGAGCCATTTTTCACTGTTGTTCTTTCCTCCCTCTTCCTTGGTGAG ACGCCGACTTTTGCGGTAGTTTCTTCTCTTGTACCGATAGTAGGAGGAGTAGCACTGGCATCAATGACTGAAGTATCCTTCAATTG GATTGGCTTTGCTACTGCTATGGCATCTAACCTTACTAACCAGTCGCGGAACGTTTTGAGCAAAAAACTCATGGTCAATGAAGAG GAAACTTTGGACAATATCAACCTCTACTCTTTGATAACCATCATTTCCTTTATCCTTTTGGTTCCATTTACTATATTCTTGGAGGGTGTCAAGTTTACTCCGTCGTACCTGCAATCTGCT GCATGCCAAGGATTGAATGTTAGAGAGCTATGTGTGAGATCGGTTTTGGCGGCGTTCTGCTTCCATGCATACCAGCAG GTATCTTATGGAATATTACAAATGGTGTCACCTGTGAGCCACTCAGTAGGGAACTGTGTGAAGCGCGTCGTTGTCATCGCCTCCTCGGTTATCTTCTTCCAAATTCCTCTCTCGCCACTCAACACGCTCG GAACTGGTGTTGCACTTCTTGGAGTTTTCTTGTATTCAAGGGTGAAGCAGATAAAGCCAAAGCCACAAACTAAGGCTGCATAA
- the LOC107644528 gene encoding triose phosphate/phosphate translocator, non-green plastid, chloroplastic isoform X2 translates to MINLIWSLNLHPRPNITRSQLVAILPLVVAHTMGNLLTNISLGKVAVSFTHTIKAMEPFFTVVLSSLFLGETPTFAVVSSLVPIVGGVALASMTEVSFNWIGFATAMASNLTNQSRNVLSKKLMVNEEETLDNINLYSLITIISFILLVPFTIFLEGVKFTPSYLQSAACQGLNVRELCVRSVLAAFCFHAYQQVSYGILQMVSPVSHSVGNCVKRVVVIASSVIFFQIPLSPLNTLGTGVALLGVFLYSRVKQIKPKPQTKAA, encoded by the exons ATGATTAACTTAATCTGGAGTCTTAATCTTCATCCCAGACCAAACATAACTCGTTCACAG CTTGTAGCAATTCTTCCACTGGTTGTGGCTCACACCATGGGGAATCTTCTAACCAACATTAGTCTTGGAAAGGTTGCTGTATCTTTCACACACACAATTAAAGCTATGGAGCCATTTTTCACTGTTGTTCTTTCCTCCCTCTTCCTTGGTGAG ACGCCGACTTTTGCGGTAGTTTCTTCTCTTGTACCGATAGTAGGAGGAGTAGCACTGGCATCAATGACTGAAGTATCCTTCAATTG GATTGGCTTTGCTACTGCTATGGCATCTAACCTTACTAACCAGTCGCGGAACGTTTTGAGCAAAAAACTCATGGTCAATGAAGAG GAAACTTTGGACAATATCAACCTCTACTCTTTGATAACCATCATTTCCTTTATCCTTTTGGTTCCATTTACTATATTCTTGGAGGGTGTCAAGTTTACTCCGTCGTACCTGCAATCTGCT GCATGCCAAGGATTGAATGTTAGAGAGCTATGTGTGAGATCGGTTTTGGCGGCGTTCTGCTTCCATGCATACCAGCAG GTATCTTATGGAATATTACAAATGGTGTCACCTGTGAGCCACTCAGTAGGGAACTGTGTGAAGCGCGTCGTTGTCATCGCCTCCTCGGTTATCTTCTTCCAAATTCCTCTCTCGCCACTCAACACGCTCG GAACTGGTGTTGCACTTCTTGGAGTTTTCTTGTATTCAAGGGTGAAGCAGATAAAGCCAAAGCCACAAACTAAGGCTGCATAA
- the LOC107644530 gene encoding isocitrate dehydrogenase [NADP]: MFRAALRFTATTGATSAATTTTTTMFSTSYSTAIRNPTSLFLPSPRLFRPLFSPNTISFSSPINRVSLRCYASSHRIQVCNPIVEMDGDEMTRVIWKMIKDKLIFPYLDLDVKYFDLGILNRDATDDRVTVESAEATLKYNVAVKCATITPDETRVKEFGLKSMWRSPNGTIRNILNGTVFREPIICCNIPRIVPGWKKPICIGRHAFGDQYRATDTVINGAGKLKLVFVPEDGESPMELDVFDFKGPGVALAMYNVDESIRAFAESSMSLAFSKRWPLYLSTKNTILKKYDGRFKDIFQEVYEERWKQKFEEHSIWYEHRLIDDMVAYALKSEGGYVWACKNYDGDVQSDLLAQGFGSLGLMTSVLLSSDGKTLEAEAAHGTVTRHFRLHQKGQETSTNSIASIFAWTRGLEHRAKLDNNEKLQDFTRKLETACVETVESGKMTKDLALLSHGPKVTREYYLNTEEFIDAVAQNLENKLREPAMV, translated from the exons ATGTTCAGAGCAGCCCTTCGATTCACCGCCACCACCGGCGCCACCTCCGCcgccacaaccaccaccaccaccatgttCTCCACTTCTTATTCCACAGCCATCAGAAACCCTACGTCCCTCTTCCTTCCTTCTCCGCGCCTCTTCCGCCCCCTTTTTTCTCCCAACACCATCTCCTTCTCTTCTCCCATCAATCGCGTTTCGCTTCGATGTTACGCTTCCTCTCACAGAATCCAAGTTTGCAATCCCATTGTTGAAATGGACG GTGATGAGATGACGAGGGTTATATGGAAGATGATAAAGGATAAA CTTATATTTCCCTATTTGGATTTAGACGTAAAGTATTTTGATTTGGGGATTCTGAATCGTGATGCTACAGATGACAGAGTCACCGTTGAAAGCGCAGAAGCCACTCTAAA GTACAATGTTGCCGTGAAATGTGCAACTATAACTCCTG ATGAGACCCGGGTCAAAGAATTTGGATTGAAGTCTATGTGGAGAAGCCCCAATGGCACAATTAGGAATATTTTAAATG GTACTGTTTTCCGTGAACCCATAATATGCTGCAACATACCAAGAATTGTTCCAG GTTGGAAAAAACCCATTTGTATTGGTAGGCATGCTTTTGGTGATCAGTATCGGGCCACTGATACTGTAATTAATGGAGCTGGGAAGCTGAAGTTGGTATTTG TCCCTGAAGATGGTGAGAGTCCAATGGAACTAGATGTTTTCGATTTCAAAGGCCCAGGTGTAGCACTTGCTATGTATAATGTTGATGAG TCTATTCGAGCGTTTGCTGAATCATCAATGTCCCTGGCATTTTCAAAGAGGTGGCCACTTTACTTGAGTACCAAGAATACAATTCTCAAGAAATATGATGGCAG ATTTAAAGATATATTCCAGGAGGTGTATGAAGAAAGATGGAAGCAAAAATTTGAAGAACATTCGATATG GTATGAGCATAGGCTAATTGATGATATGGTGGCATATGCACTCAAAAGTGAAGGCGGATATGTTTGGGCTTGCAAGAATTATGATGGTGACGTCCAAAGTGATTTACTTGCCCAAG GATTTGGGTCATTGGGTCTTATGACTTCTGTCTTG CTATCTTCTGATGGCAAGACATTAGAAGCTGAGGCAGCTCATGGAACTGTCACTAGACATTTCCGTCTTCATCAAAAGGGACAAGAAACTAGTACAAACAGTATTGCCTCCATATTTGCATGGACACGAGGACTGGAACACAG GGCCAAACTAGATAATAACGAGAAGTTACAAGATTTTACTCGAAAGTTGGAGACTGCGTGTGTTGAAACCGTGGAGTCAGGAAAGATGACGAAAGATCTCGCACTTCTGAGTCATGGCCCTAA GGTGACAAGGGAATATTACTTGAACACCGAGGAATTTATTGATGCCGTGGCACAAAACCTTGAGAACAAACTCCGAGAGCCGGCAATGGTCTGA